The following proteins come from a genomic window of Trifolium pratense cultivar HEN17-A07 linkage group LG4, ARS_RC_1.1, whole genome shotgun sequence:
- the LOC123882155 gene encoding receptor-like protein kinase → MMRMRLLLASLCLLFLFLHLYSVSSLNSDGLALLSFMSHWTYVPSPINSTWIPSHSTPCSWKGVQCDTATHRVVSLNLSYYNIPGQLRPEIANCTQLKYLDLSYNYFTGQIPHSFYNLHKLTSFDLSVNLLTGSIPTSIGNMTQLRYLYLQNNTLSGTIPSTIGNCTQLQDLFLNSNQFHGVIPHTLNTNLLRFDVADNKLTGTIPFGGSSSCQNLLFLDISFNFFSGGIPTALGNCTSLSQFAAVGCNLVGTIPSSIGLLTKLSILHLPENHLSGKIPPEIGNCKSLNQLHLYSNQLDGNIPTELAKLSELKNLELFSNQLRGEIPLGIWKIQTLEHLLVYNNSLSGELPVEMTELKNLKKISLFNNMFSGVIPQSLGINSTLLLLDFTNNRFTGNLPPNLCFGRKLSLLLMGINQLQGTIPSDVGRCTTLTRVIFKQNNFTGPLPDFETNTNLLYMDITNNKINGSIPSGLGNCKNLTDLILSVNKFSGPIPSEIGNLVNLRTLVLAHNNLEGPLPFQLSNCTKMDKFDVGFNFLNGSLPSSLQRWTRLNTLILSENRFSGGIPTFFSVFNDLLELQLGGNMFGGRIPRSVGALQNLIYGLNLSSNGLIGDIPVEIGKLKTLQMMDLSQNNLTGSIQVLDELPSLVQINISYNSFQGLIPKSLMKKLAFLGNPGLCISCSLSDGLVCTKSSSHLKPCDNNTVKHKVLGKTAIVMIALGSSIFVVFLLMGLVYIFVYGRKSQQVHITDNGGPSSLFNEVLKATSNLSDEYIIGRGVHGVVYKAVVSQDKAFAVKKLAFSAASKGKKMSMIREIQTLGHVKHRNLVKLEEFWFRQDYGLILYRYMRNGSLYDVLHEKKPAPSLEWNVRYRIAVGIAHGLAYLHYDCDPPIVHRDIKPNNILLDSDMDPHIADFGIAKLLDESSTSNSSLSVLGTIGYIAPENAYTTRSRRECDVYSYGVVLLELITRKKVADPLFMEGTTTDIVGWVRLLWSETGEIKEIVDSSLANECVDSNIMENVTKVLMLALRCSDKDPHKRPTMRDVTKQLSDSNPQKISRNCRYVNPYQHYTSK, encoded by the exons ATGATGAGAATGAGACTACTACTTGCTTCCTTGTGCCTTCTCTTCTTATTCTTGCATTTGTATTCTGTTTCTTCACTCAACTCAGATGGGTTGGCACTCTTATCATTCATGTCTCACTGGACATATGTTCCTTCTCCCATAAACTCCACATGGATTCCATCTCATTCCACACCATGTTCATGGAAAGGTGTCCAATGCGACACTGCAACTCACCGTGTAGTCTCTCTCAACCTTTCGTATTATAACATTCCCGGTCAACTAAGACCGGAGATTGCTAATTGCACACAACTCAAATACTTAGACCTTTCTTATAACTACTTTACCGGCCAAATACCACACTCATTCTATAATCTTCACAAACTCACATCTTTCGATCTCTCTGTTAATCTTCTCACTGGTTCCATTCCAACTAGTATTGGCAACATGACTCAACTTCGCTACTTGTATCTCCAAAATAACACCTTGTCTGGTACAATTCCTTCAACCATTGGGAACTGCACTCAACTGCAAGACTTGTTTTTGAACTCTAATCAATTCCATGGTGTCATTCCCCACACTCTCAATACCAATCTTCTTCGTTTCGATGTTGCTGATAATAAACTAACAGGTACCATTCCATTTGGTGGCTCTTCTAGTTGTCAAAATTTACTGTTTTTGGATATCTCATTCAATTTCTTCAGTGGAGGCATTCCCACAGCCCTTGGGAATTGTACTTCTTTATCACAATTTGCTGCTGTCGGATGTAACTTGGTTGGAACTATTCCATCCTCTATCGGTCTTCTAACCAAGCTTTCAATTCTACACCTTCCTGAGAATCATTTGTCCGGAAAAATACCTCCCGAAATAGGTAACTGCAAGTCTTTGAATCAGTTGCATTTGTATTCCAATCAACTTGATGGAAACATTCCAACTGAATTGGCGAAGCTGAGTGAACTTAAGAACCTCGAACTGTTTTCCAATCAATTGCGCGGTGAAATTCCACTTGGCATATGGAAGATTCAAACTCTTGAGCATCTACTTGTGTATAATAATAGCCTTTCTGGTGAACTTCCTGTGGAGATGACAGAGCTCAAGAATCTCAAAAAAATCTCATTGTTTAACAACATGTTCTCTGGAGTCATACCTCAAAGCTTAGGAATTAATAGCACTTTGTTGCTGTTGGACTTTACAAATAACAGGTTCACTGGCAACCTCCCACCAAATCTTTGTTTTGGCAGAAAGTTAAGCCTTTTGCTTATGGGGATCAATCAACTACAAGGTACTATACCTTCTGATGTCGGAAGATGCACAACTCTAACAAGGGTcatttttaaacaaaacaactttacTGGGCCTCTACCTGATTTTGAAACCAATACCAATCTCTTATACATGGATATcaccaacaacaaaatcaacgGTTCGATTCCATCAGGTTTAGGAAACTGCAAAAATCTCACAGATTTAATTTTGTCCGTGAACAAATTTAGTGGTCCAATACCATCAGAGATAGGAAACCTTGTTAACCTTAGGACTTTGGTTCTTGCTCACAATAACTTAGAAGGTCCTTTGCCATTTCAGCTGTCAAACTGTACCAAAATGGACAAGTTTGATGTGggatttaatttcttaaatggTTCTTTGCCATCAAGTTTGCAGAGATGGACAAGGCTTAATACACTAATTTTGAGTGAGAATCGTTTTAGTGGCGGCATTCCAACTTTCTTTTCGGTATTTAACGATCTTTTAGAACTACAGCTTGGCGGCAATATGTTTGGAGGGCGGATTCCTAGATCGGTTGGGGCATTGCAGAATTTGATCTATGGGTTAAATCTAAGTTCTAATGGACTGATAGGAGACATACCTGTGGAAATTGGAAAACTgaaaactttgcaaatgatgGATCTGTCTCAGAACAATTTGACAGGAAGCATACAAGTTCTTGATGAACTCCCTTCATTGGTTCAAATCAATATTTCATATAATTCTTTTCAGGGTCTCATACCAAAGAGTCTAATGAAGAAGCTAGCATTTTTGGGGAATCCTGGGCTATGTATCAGTTGTTCGCTATCCGATGGTTTGGTTTGCACCAAAAGCAGCAGCCATCTAAAACCATGTGATAACAATACTGTGAAACACAAAGTCCTCGGCAAAACTGCAATTGTGATGATAGCTTTAGGATCCTCAATATTTGTTGTATTTCTGTTGATGGGATTAGTATATATCTTTGTTTATGGCAGAAAATCTCAACAAGTCCATATTACTGATAATGGTGGTCCTTCGTCCCTTTTTAACGAAGTCCTGAAGGCTACATCGAACCTAAGTGATGAGTATATTATTGGCAGGGGAGTGCATGGAGTTGTTTATAAAGCCGTTGTAAGTCAAGACAAAGCTTTTGCTGTAAAGAAGCTAGCATTTTCTGCTGCCAGCAAAGGTAAGAAAATGAGCATGATCAGAGAAATTCAAACCCTGGGACATGTTAAGCATCGAAATCTAGTCAAATTGGAAGAGTTTTGGTTCAGACAAGATTATGGTCTAATTCTATATCGATACATGCGAAATGGAAGCCTTTATGATGTATTGCATGAAAAGAAACCAGCACCATCCTTAGAGTGGAATGTCCGGTATAGAATAGCTGTTGGAATTGCTCATGGGTTGGCTTATCTCCATTATGACTGTGATCCTCCGATAGTTCACCGAGATATCAAACCAAACAACATACTTTTAGACTCTGATATGGATCCTCACATTGCTGACTTTGGTATTGCCAAACTTTTGGACGAGTCTTCTACATCAAATTCTTCCTTATCTGTGCTGGGCACAATTGGTTATATCGCGCCAG AGAATGCTTATACAACAAGAAGTCGTAGGGAGTGTGACGTGTACAGTTATGGAGTAGTTTTGCTTGAGCTGATAACAAGAAAGAAGGTAGCAGATCCATTATTTATGGAGGGTACTACTACTGATATAGTGGGTTGGGT